atcagccaacatcattgtaggctataggctacgcagataggctagatagcctactttattgacgcttggtgaaacagcatggagtggattttttcggttcagatgcttgtgttcttttcctttttgagtatgtaaagatcccaaaactttacttgaaaactttagacattctctgccatttatggacatcttgactccgccatcgcgccagctaaattcagaatttatcacgattcacgcgctagtggtgtgcttcctgaacaacggtccgtgtggtACAATCAAATCCCTGCGTGCATAGTGCGCGTCAttggaatttaacgaggcttcgaggcagggtttttgcctcgagtaatttttgtaatcgagttattcgagtaactcgatgaatcgtttcagccctaccAGTGTATTAATGACAATCCTCACTGCATACAATCGAGCAACTGTTGTGGAGTACTGAATGCTCTCTGACTACATTGAATCAGTTAAATCTGCGTCATATTTCTcattgaaaaaaagaaaattgaaACAGGGCATCCAACAAATGTTGCACTTCTAGCGTGTCATGCCTAACACCACCctttagctgttctaaaatcagtgtaacctacagcctctcggggcttattgcttaattacaTTATGTCTGAACACACTATGGCACAGTAGGCTAAGTCATTATACATGGGTTGTTTTCACATCCAGCATCTTACATTGACAATGGCAAAATattttcagatttttaaaatgttAAGTTCCATGTTGGTCATTCCTGTACTTTTGCTGATGCGTTGGTTTTTGCCTTATACTAGAATTATTTTAGTATCAGTATCAAGATAATTTGGGCAGGTATCATATTGTCACAATATTGCTAATTTGCCTTCAGAGGTGCAgtaaatgaaaatgtttttggCCAGAGTCAGACGAAATGTGCATAAGTATGATTATTTTTAAGgataattattaattattaagGATGATTATTTTTAAAATTTTAAATGTTTGCAGGTGTATGCATGTTTAATCCTGGATGCTTTGGCCTTTGGTTTGACATGCTTGACATAATTTGGCCCTTGGGCCAAACTATTTGGGGACCTCTGTTTAGGAATAAAGTAGACTACACTTGTAAACAACACTTCACTTGAAACCAAAGGTAACAAACAGCATTTATCAGACTGATGCCTGACTTAAAACAACTAGAGAATACAGAAACATCAAGTATTACTACCTTGTAGATGGCATGGGACATCATATTCAATTTCCTTGTGTCTAGAGGGGCTGAGAAAAAGTGTTCCATCAACAAGTGGAAACTGTTCAAAGATGGGCAGTGTACGCTGGCAAAGAGCACAGTTAACCACATTGCGATGGCAAGCAGTGAGGGCAGAAAGGATAAATTTTCTAAGATCTTCTCCTTGTCCAACATAGGCATCATCTTCCACTCGAACATGATAAGTGTTAAGTTTGTGTCGGGGGATGTGAGTAAGCAACTCAGACAGGTCAAGTCTCCGAAGGAACTGTACAGGATTGTCCCCTGGGGCAAGGCGTGGTAGTGGAAGCCCACCTAAATGCTCCATGTGACCACCACGGCCAGATACTCCACCTGCCACAACACTCTTTCTGTGATTCTCCATGTGGATAGCATTCTTCAAGAACTCACCCAAGTGTCGAGAAGTACGAGGTCCCATGATAGTGTTGGGGGACATAAAGGGAAAGCATGAAGGGGGGGACAGACATGATAAATCATTAGGAGACTGGCAACCAAGATTACTAGCAATATTTAGCAAGCTTCCATGGCCCCTCTCCTGAGAGTTCTGCATGTCAACCAACTGCCGATGGTATGGTTCATGATTGGGAATTCGAGGAACCAACTTATTGCTGGTGGGCTGCTTCCATTTTTTGGGGTCCTCTGAGGGTTCGCCACCTGTGGCCCCTCCTGAAGAGTTCATGGACTTCCCCACACTTTTTTCCAACACTAATTTCTTTTTCCGGTCATCCTGCATGCGTCTGACCTGGTACCAGTCTGTGTCTTTTTTCAGATGACCCTGACCACAGCGACAGGAACAGAAACGGAAGGCAAGGTCATAACCCTTCTTAGTCCACATATTCTGCCGGCACTGTTTCTCATTCCAGCTCCGAGCCCGTCCTATACAGTTAAACTGCACTAAGATGCTGCTTTCCCATTCATAAAAGCACTGCAGGTGCATCCAGTTGCTATAGGGGCAGACCTCACTATTGCACAGCACCCTCTGGTAGTCATCTTTATCAAGGTTGATGGGTCTTCCAAAACTGCAGACAAGAGGAGTGGCACAGGGCGCCTCTGAAAATCAAAGAATATAAACTGGTGATTGGTATTGTAAACCCACTCATTTAATGGCATGCTCATTGCTCAGGTATCAATAGCGTGATTTCACTGTCAGGCCAGTGCGATCAACGGCTATCTGTGGGTTTTTCTAGTGTTAACAGCCTGGAGCCTCAAGCcgtgagaataaaaaaaaaacatttgcgtCTCTTTATCATCATAACCATTGTTTATTCAGGGGAAATTGACTCAGCATTAAGCTCTTTTACAACAAAGTTTACAAACAAAgattcaaacaaaaacaattatgtgcggacagagaggagtcactcgccagcgtacccgaacctagcacagacagacaaacaaattaacaaacagGCCTAACTGTAAAAAATAAGAAATCCAGATGCTGGACGGTGCAACGTGACTCATCAGCGTATCAGTAACCCAGCACACTTAATTAGGCTATAACAaataacaatatatatatttttttaagttCTGCCCTACAAATGTACCCACAATACCACAGAATTTCAAACACCATGCAATAAAATCTGGATGCCAAGGACATTACGACCTACAGCAGAATATAATGTAATAAGTATTGTTTTTTCAGCTGAGCAAATAGAAATGTCTTTTAAATGGCTTTTATGCCATTACAATTACGTTATGAGGAAATAGAAATAGCAAGGTTTATAATATGGCAAGGACAGCAGCATGGGCTAGCATGATTATTCCTTGTTATAACAGCGTTAATTATCAACCACTCTGAATCAAATGGTAATTATTatgttatataatataatataatataatatataatgttGGGATTTAATACAGCAGGAGTGTTATGGATCATAACATGTGAAGTCTGCCTGTGTCTAaccagtcatcatcatcattctcATCAAGTTCATAACAAGAGGTAAATTCCCTTTTCTAATACTTTGATTGGAGCCTAaagggtcattccatgtcaaagCGTCACAGGCCACCCTCTCAGattaaataagaaaaaaaaagattaatcaGTACTCCTATGCCAAATTTATGAATACATCCCAAATATAATATCTGTATCACTAATAGTTTTCAAACTATGGTCCTGTCCTTGCCATTTTAAACATTTTGGAGAGCACGCCTTTGTTTCTAACTTCCAACATTCATGGCTCCTTTGATATGGCATGCACAGCTTTGAAACATTGTGACTAGGACTACCTTT
The nucleotide sequence above comes from Alosa sapidissima isolate fAloSap1 chromosome 6, fAloSap1.pri, whole genome shotgun sequence. Encoded proteins:
- the heca gene encoding headcase protein homolog isoform X1, with amino-acid sequence MPNQKSNKGKRNKRTNSSGDEQENGITASGGAQGGATALSGATVGPCQNNTGEAPCATPLVCSFGRPINLDKDDYQRVLCNSEVCPYSNWMHLQCFYEWESSILVQFNCIGRARSWNEKQCRQNMWTKKGYDLAFRFCSCRCGQGHLKKDTDWYQVRRMQDDRKKKLVLEKSVGKSMNSSGGATGGEPSEDPKKWKQPTSNKLVPRIPNHEPYHRQLVDMQNSQERGHGSLLNIASNLGCQSPNDLSCLSPPSCFPFMSPNTIMGPRTSRHLGEFLKNAIHMENHRKSVVAGGVSGRGGHMEHLGGLPLPRLAPGDNPVQFLRRLDLSELLTHIPRHKLNTYHVRVEDDAYVGQGEDLRKFILSALTACHRNVVNCALCQRTLPIFEQFPLVDGTLFLSPSRHKEIEYDVPCHLQGRLMHLYAICVDCLEGVHKIVCIKCKSRWDGSWHQLGTLYTYDILAASPCCQARLNCKHCGKPVIDVRVGMQYFSEYSNVQQCPHCGNLDYHFVKPFSSFKVLEAY
- the heca gene encoding headcase protein homolog isoform X2; translated protein: MHLQCFYEWESSILVQFNCIGRARSWNEKQCRQNMWTKKGYDLAFRFCSCRCGQGHLKKDTDWYQVRRMQDDRKKKLVLEKSVGKSMNSSGGATGGEPSEDPKKWKQPTSNKLVPRIPNHEPYHRQLVDMQNSQERGHGSLLNIASNLGCQSPNDLSCLSPPSCFPFMSPNTIMGPRTSRHLGEFLKNAIHMENHRKSVVAGGVSGRGGHMEHLGGLPLPRLAPGDNPVQFLRRLDLSELLTHIPRHKLNTYHVRVEDDAYVGQGEDLRKFILSALTACHRNVVNCALCQRTLPIFEQFPLVDGTLFLSPSRHKEIEYDVPCHLQGRLMHLYAICVDCLEGVHKIVCIKCKSRWDGSWHQLGTLYTYDILAASPCCQARLNCKHCGKPVIDVRVGMQYFSEYSNVQQCPHCGNLDYHFVKPFSSFKVLEAY